A window of Microbispora hainanensis genomic DNA:
GCTGCCCAACGACTCGGCGAGCGGGCGCAGCCAGCGGTGCTCCCCGGTGACGTCCGCGCCGCCCGCGTCGCGCAGCGTGAGCCTGCCGCCCTCCACGTACGCCGGCGCCCGCGTGCCGCCCCACCAGAACTCCCAGGCGTACGCCTCGGGGTCGCGGGGCACCCGGGCGCGGGTCACGGGCGTCATCGGCGCGAGCGAGGCAGGCGGGGGCTCCCACTGCCCGTCGGGCGGGTCCATCCGGTGGATCATCCAGTTGCGTCCCCGGGTCCGGAACAGCACGTAGCGGCCCGTGACCCGGGAGCCGCTCAGCACGATCTTGACCTCGCGGTCGCTCCACTTCTCGGTCGCGTAATGGCCGCGGTCCCAGATCGTCATCGTGCCGCCGCCGTACTCGCCCTGGGGGATCTCGCCCTCGAACCGGGCATATTCCATCGGGTGGTCCTCGGTGTGGACGGCGAGGTGGTTGGTCGCGGGGTCGGGCGGCAGGCCCTTGGGGATGGCCCAGGAGACCAGCACCCCGCCCCGCTCCAGGCGCAGGTCCCAGTGGAGGGAGCGGGCGTGGTGCTCCTGGATGACGAACGTGTCGTCCTCGCCCCGCGGCAGCGGCCCTTCGGCGGGGATCGGCTCGCGGGTGCGCGTCGCGTCGCGTTTGGCCCGGTAGGTCTCGAGTTTGTCCGCCATCTCCGTGGTCCTACCCACGGCATGACCCACTGTGGGTGACAAGCGTGTCACCTTGTAGCGACATGTCCGGTTAAGGACTTCGTGACCACTTGGTGATTGGGGGTGGCTATCGTCGCCCAGCATGAGTTCAGCGATCAGGTTGACCGCCGGCGCCACGATCGTGGCCCTCGGTCTCCTCCTGCCCGGCACCCCCGCCACAGCGGCCCCGAGCCACACGGTCAAGATCACCGTCATGGCCAGCTCCGACATCCACGGAAACGCGCTCAACTGGGACTACTACAAGAACGCGGAGTACGACGACAGCGCGCACAACGACGTCGGCCTCGCGAAGATCTCGACGATGGTGTCGAAGATCAGGGCCGACCGCGGCGCCGACCACACCCTGCTGTTCGACTCCGGCGACATCCTCCAGGGCACGCCGCTGGACTACTACTACGCGAAGGTCGAGCCGATCACCTCGACCCACGCGACCCACCCCATGGCCAAGGCCATGAACGCCATCGGGTACGACGCCGTGACCCTGGGCAACCACGAGTTCAACTACGGCCTGCCGCTGCTCGGCGCCTGGGTCGAGCAGATGAAGGCGCCCGTCCTCGGCGCGAACGCCGTCTCGGCCACGACCGGCCAGCCGGCCTACGAGCCGTACATCATCAAGACCATGAAGGTGAAGGGCGAAAAGCCGATCAAGGTGGGCGTGCTCGGCCTCACCAACCCCGGCGTCGCGATCTGGGACAAGGCGAACGTCGACGGCAAGCTGAAGTTCCTCGACCTCGTCGCGACCGCCAAGAAGTGGGTGCCCGTCATCCGCGACCACGGCGCCGACGTCGTGCTGGTCACCGCCCACTCGGGCGACGACGGCATGTCTTCCTACGGCTCGGAGCTGCCCGTCGAGAACGCCGCCGCCCTGGTCGCCGAGCAGGTGCCGGGCATCGACGCCGTCCTGTTCGGCCACGCGCACAACGAGGTGCCCCAGCGCTTCGTCACCAACAAGGTCACCGGGCAGCAGGTGCTGCTGACCGAACCCAGCAAGTGGGGCCAGCGCCTCAGCGTCGTCGACTTCACGCTCGACAAGCAGCGCGGGAAGTGGACGGTGACCGGCAAGTCGTCCACCACGCTCAACACCAACACCGTGGCCGAGGACCCGAAGATCGTCGCCCTCATGAAGGAGGCGCACGACAAGACCGTCGGCTACGTCAACAAGGTCATCGCCCAGTCGTCCCAGGAGCTGTCGGCCGCCGAGTCGCCGTACAAGGACACGCCGATCCTCGACTACATCCAGAAGGTCCAGACCGACCTCGTCAGCAAGGCCATCGCCGGCACCGCCGACGCCTCGCTGCCCGTGCTGTCGATCGCCGCGCCGTTCAGCCGCACCGCCGTGTTCCCGGCCGGGCCGGTCAGCGTCCGCGACATGGCCGGGCTGTACGTCTACGACAACACGCTGCTCGGCATCAAGCTGACCGGTGCCCAGATCAAGGACTTCCTGGAGTATTCGGCGAAGTACTTCGCCCAGGTCGCCCCGGGCGCGCCGATCGACCTCGGCACGCTCACCAACGCCGGCGGCACGCCCGACTACAACTACGACCAGCTCTCCGGCGTGACGTACGACATCGACATCTCCAAGCCGGTCGGCCAGCGCATCGTCAACCTGGCGTACCAGGGCCAGCCCGTCACCGCCGACCAGCAGTTCGTGGTGGCCATCAACAACTACCGCCAGTCGGGCGGCGGCGGCTTCCCGCACGTCTCGACCGCCCCGGTGGTCTACAACGCCCAGGTGGAGATCCGCCAGGCGCTGATCGAGTACGCCGCCGCGACCGGCACCATCGACCCGGCCTCGTTCGCCGAGCCGAACTGGAAGCTCGTCCGCGACGGGGTTCCCGTCTTCTCC
This region includes:
- a CDS encoding DNA polymerase ligase N-terminal domain-containing protein gives rise to the protein MADKLETYRAKRDATRTREPIPAEGPLPRGEDDTFVIQEHHARSLHWDLRLERGGVLVSWAIPKGLPPDPATNHLAVHTEDHPMEYARFEGEIPQGEYGGGTMTIWDRGHYATEKWSDREVKIVLSGSRVTGRYVLFRTRGRNWMIHRMDPPDGQWEPPPASLAPMTPVTRARVPRDPEAYAWEFWWGGTRAPAYVEGGRLTLRDAGGADVTGEHRWLRPLAESLGSRAVVLDGEVVTIAGTPVYVAYDLLYDDGRSLLGEPFERRRASLEGLAVGGPRWQTAPSWPGEAGAVRRAAAEQGLPGVVGKRLDSAYAPGEESPAWVRLPGKAPGRAGGAG
- a CDS encoding bifunctional metallophosphatase/5'-nucleotidase, which codes for MSSAIRLTAGATIVALGLLLPGTPATAAPSHTVKITVMASSDIHGNALNWDYYKNAEYDDSAHNDVGLAKISTMVSKIRADRGADHTLLFDSGDILQGTPLDYYYAKVEPITSTHATHPMAKAMNAIGYDAVTLGNHEFNYGLPLLGAWVEQMKAPVLGANAVSATTGQPAYEPYIIKTMKVKGEKPIKVGVLGLTNPGVAIWDKANVDGKLKFLDLVATAKKWVPVIRDHGADVVLVTAHSGDDGMSSYGSELPVENAAALVAEQVPGIDAVLFGHAHNEVPQRFVTNKVTGQQVLLTEPSKWGQRLSVVDFTLDKQRGKWTVTGKSSTTLNTNTVAEDPKIVALMKEAHDKTVGYVNKVIAQSSQELSAAESPYKDTPILDYIQKVQTDLVSKAIAGTADASLPVLSIAAPFSRTAVFPAGPVSVRDMAGLYVYDNTLLGIKLTGAQIKDFLEYSAKYFAQVAPGAPIDLGTLTNAGGTPDYNYDQLSGVTYDIDISKPVGQRIVNLAYQGQPVTADQQFVVAINNYRQSGGGGFPHVSTAPVVYNAQVEIRQALIEYAAATGTIDPASFAEPNWKLVRDGVPVFSE